One Thiocapsa sp. genomic window, CGGCGTCTTCTCGGTCGGCATGGCGGACTATGACCGCAACGCCGCCTTCATGCAGATGGACGATGCGGCCAAGCTGCTGAGCCTCGGCGATGCGGTCTCGGGTGTTCGCTTGAAGCTGACCGACATGTGGCTGGCGCCGCGACTCTCGCGCGATATCGCCTACGAGCTGGACGGGGTCTACCGCGTCTTGGACTGGACGCAGGTCCACAGCAACTTCTTCAGCGCGCTGGCGATGGAGAAACGGATGATGAGCATCATCCTCTTCCTGATCGTGGCCGTGGCCGCCTTCAACATCGTCTCGACCCTGGTGATGGTCGTCACCGACAAGCAGGCCGATATCGCCGTGCTGCGTACCCTGGGTGCCTCGCCCGCCCGCATCATGGGGATCTTCATGGTGCAGGGGACAGCGATCGGTCTGGTCGGAACCCTCATCGGGATGGTGGCCGGGGTGATCCTGGCGCTCAATGTCGAGACCGTCGTCGCCGGGATCGAGGGGCTCTTCGGCGTTCACTTCCTGGATCCGACCATCTACTACATCAGCGCGCTGCCCTCGGACGTGCATCTCGAAGACGTGTTGTTCGTCGGCGGCGCGGCCTTCCTGATGTCCGTGCTCGCGACCATCTATCCGGCCTGGCGCGCAGCCGCGACCCAACCGGCGGAGGCACTGCGTTATGAGTGATCTCATGCCCGCGTTGGAGGTCAAGGGCCTGTCGAAGACCTTCCGTCAGGGGCCGCTGGAGGTCGATGTGCTGCGCGACGTGGATTTTCGCGTGGGTGCCGGCGAGCGGATCGCGATCGTCGGGGCCTCTGGCTCGGGCAAGAGCACCCTGCTGCATTGTGTCGGCGGACTGGAGCGCC contains:
- a CDS encoding lipoprotein-releasing ABC transporter permease subunit, which produces MFHPIAIYIGLRYTRAKRRNHFISFISGTSMVGITLGIVALIVVLSVMNGFHKEIQARILSMASHATLADPYGGGIKDWRDVLERVRAHPNVVGAAPFVEVQGMLVNGSQVSGALIRGIIPTEEDQVAELRRDMVTGSVDDLVDGEFRIILGQDLANFLGVLPGDKVTVVTPQVSATPVGIMPRLKRFTVSGVFSVGMADYDRNAAFMQMDDAAKLLSLGDAVSGVRLKLTDMWLAPRLSRDIAYELDGVYRVLDWTQVHSNFFSALAMEKRMMSIILFLIVAVAAFNIVSTLVMVVTDKQADIAVLRTLGASPARIMGIFMVQGTAIGLVGTLIGMVAGVILALNVETVVAGIEGLFGVHFLDPTIYYISALPSDVHLEDVLFVGGAAFLMSVLATIYPAWRAAATQPAEALRYE